From a single Poecilia reticulata strain Guanapo linkage group LG2, Guppy_female_1.0+MT, whole genome shotgun sequence genomic region:
- the harbi1 gene encoding putative nuclease HARBI1 codes for MAVPIAILDCDLLLHERGHKTLERFDLDTVSNSVLLSNFGFPRDFILYLVELLRETLSRRTLRSRAISPEVQVLAALGFYTSGSFQTSMGDIIGISQASMSRCVTNVTKALVEKAPQFITFNRDPSNREYSFEEFQRVAGFPGVLGVLDCVQVAIKAPNSDASSYVNKKGFHSIACQLVCNARGLLLSAETWPGGLEDTKIMQRSAISKQLQDNEEGWLLGDGRYPLKKWLMTPVESPGTAGEFQYNLAHTVTHEIVDRTFRAIQTRFRCLDGIKGNLQYSPERSSSILLACCVLHNASLHSGLDAWTLERTEPLEQPKGPEQTLEERDSEAEELRKHIILKHFS; via the exons ATGGCCGTCCCTATAGCCATCTTAGACTGCGATCTTCTTCTGCATGAGCGAGGCCATAAGACTCTGGAGCGCTTTGACCTGGACACCGTTTCAAACAGCGTTCTCCTCTCAAACTTTGGATTTCCGAGAGACTTCATCCTGTATCTGGTGGAATTACTCAGAGAG ACTCTTTCCAGGAGAACCCTGAGATCCAGAGCAATCAGTCCCGAGGTTCAGGTGTTGGCAGCGTTGGGCTTCTATACGTCTGGCTCGTTCCAGACGTCCATGGGGGATATAATAGGGATCAGCCAGGCGTCCATGTCCAGATGTGTGACCAATGTGACTAAAGCTCTGGTGGAGAAAGCGCCACAGTTCATCACTTTCAACAG AGATCCGTCCAACAGAGAGTACTCCTTCGAGGAGTTTCAGAGGGTGGCAGGATTTCCAGGAGTCCTCGGCGTTCTCGACTGTGTTCAG GTGGCCATCAAAGCCCCGAACAGCGACGCCTCCTCTTACGTGAACAAGAAGGGTTTTCACTCCATAGCCTGCCAGCTGGTCTGCAACGCCCGGGGGCTTTTACTCAGCGCTGAAACGTGGCCCGGCGGCCTGGAGGACACCAAGATTATGCAGAGGTCAGCCATTTCCAAACAGCTGCAGGACAACGAGGAGGGCTGGCTGCTGG GTGACGGACGTTATCCTTTGAAGAAGTGGCTGATGACGCCGGTTGAGAGCCCAGGAACGGCTGGAGAGTTTCAGTATAACCTGGCCCACACCGTGACGCACGAGATAGTGGACAGAACTTTCAGGGCCATTCAGACCAGATTCAGATGTTTAGACGGCATCAAAGGGAACctgcag TATTCTCCTGAGAGGAGCTCGTCCATCCTCCTGGCCTGCTGCGTTCTGCACAACGCCTCGCTGCATTCCGGCCTGGACGCCTGGACTCTGGAGAGGACGGAGCCGCTGGAGCAGCCCAAGGGTCCCGAGCAGACGCTGGAGGAGCGGGACAGCGAGGCGGAGGAGCTCCGGAAACACATTATACTGAAACACTTCAGCTAG
- the atg13 gene encoding autophagy-related protein 13 isoform X2, translated as MDGDLSPQDKKDLDKFIKFFALKTVQVIVQARLGEKICTRSSSSPTGSDWFNLAIKDIPEVTHEAKKALAGQLPGIGRSMCVEISLKTSEGDSMELETWCLEMNEKCDKDIKVSYTVYNRLSVLLKSLLAITRVTPAYKLSRKQGHDYVILYRIYFGEVQLGGLGEGFQTVRVGVVGTPVGTVTLSCAYRTNLAFMSSRQFERSAPIMGIIVDHFVDAPCGNQRPITMGQPCNYRAPDEDDGGAFAGVHDSQEVCTTSFSTSPPSQLYASRLSYQPAPTGGAAEFNTNQVKEGGNVLXPNQPPHGADVHLTVENAPNTPSSSGDEDGLMQSGEGRRDDGRRSVSPSDPVESLNAFTRKVGAFVNKPNTQITAASLDLPFAAFAPRGLDSEENDPMVRPPDSPPSQSPLQASLHSQGSDGSGPQDDFVMVDFRPAFSKDDLLPMDLGTFYREFQNPPQLASLSLHTSSQSMADDLDSLPEKLRVYEKNIDEFDAFVDMLQ; from the exons ATGGACGGTGACCTGAGTCCACAGGATAAGAAAGACTTGGACAAGTTCATCAAGTTTTTTGCCTTAAAG ACCGTTCAGGTGATCGTTCAGGCTCGCCTGGGGGAGAAGATCTGCACTCGCTCGTCTTCGTCACCCACCGGCTCAGACTGG TTTAACTTGGCCATCAAAGACATCCCAGAGGTCACTCATGAGGCCAAGAAGGCGCTGGCCGGCCAGCTTCCAGGCATCGGCCGATCCATGTGTGTGGAGATCTCCCTAAAGACCTCAGAG GGAGACTCCATGGAGTTAGAGACTTGGTGCCTGGAGATGAACGAGAA GTGCGATAAGGACATTAAAGTGTCGTACACCGTCTATAACCGGCTGTCTGTCCTCCTAAAATCTCTGCTGGCCATCACCAGAGTGACTCCAGCCTATAAGCTGTCCAGAAAGCAGGGCCACGACTACGTCATATTGTACAG GATCTACTTTGGGGAAGTCCAGCTGGGTGGATTAGGAGAAG GTTTCCAAACGGTGCGCGTCGGTGTTGTCGGCACCCCGGTCGGCACGGTAACGCTGTCATGTGCCTACCGCACCAACCTGGCGTTCATGTCCAGCAG GCAGTTCGAACGGTCGGCTCCCATCATGGGAATCATCGTGGATCACTTTGTGGACGCGCCCTGCGGCAACCAGCGTCCAATCACAATGGGACAGCCCTGCAACTACAG AGCCCCGGATGAGGACGACGGCGGAGCGTTTGCTGGAGTTCACGACTCTCAGGAGGTCTGCACCACCTCCTTCTCCACCTCCCCTCCCTCTCAG ctctaTGCTTCCAGGTTGTCCTACCAGCCTGCACCtacaggaggagctgctgagttCAACACAAACCAG GTTAAAGAAGGCGGGAACGTTCTGGYTCCGAATCAGCCTCCTCATGGAGCGGATGTCCATCTGACCGTAGAAAACGCTCCAAACACACCGAGCAGCAG TGGGGATGAAGACGGCCTGATGCAGAGCGGAGAGGGAAGGAGGGACGACGGGAGGAGGAGCGTCTCTCCCTCTGACCCGGTGGAGTCCCTCAACGCGTTCACAAGGAAGGTCGGGGCTTTTGTGAATAAACCCAACACTCAG ATAACAGCTGCCAGTCTGGATCTCCCATTCGCCGCGTTTGCTCCTCGTGGCCTGGACTCTGAGGAGAACGATCCCATG GTGCGTCCTCCGGACTCTCCTCCCTCCCAGTCGCCCCTGCAGGCCAGCCTTCACTCTCAGGGCTCGGACGGATCGGGACCGCAGGACGACTTTGTCATGGTCGACTTT CGTCCAGCTTTCTCTAAAGACGACCTTCTGCCGATGGATCTGGGCACTTTCTACCGAGAGTTTCAGAACCCTCCACAGCTGGCCAGCCTCTCGCTGCACACCAGCTCCCAGTCGATGGCTGACGACCTG GACTCTCTGCCAGAGAAACTGCGCGTGTACGAGAAGAACATCGACGAATTTGACGCGTTTGTGGACATGCTTCAGTAG
- the atg13 gene encoding autophagy-related protein 13 isoform X1 → MDGDLSPQDKKDLDKFIKFFALKTVQVIVQARLGEKICTRSSSSPTGSDWFNLAIKDIPEVTHEAKKALAGQLPGIGRSMCVEISLKTSEGDSMELETWCLEMNEKCDKDIKVSYTVYNRLSVLLKSLLAITRVTPAYKLSRKQGHDYVILYRIYFGEVQLGGLGEGFQTVRVGVVGTPVGTVTLSCAYRTNLAFMSSRQFERSAPIMGIIVDHFVDAPCGNQRPITMGQPCNYRAPDEDDGGAFAGVHDSQEVCTTSFSTSPPSQCVCTLSPSPSKLSKPLPLDSLQLPLAPGLVTHNLYASRLSYQPAPTGGAAEFNTNQVKEGGNVLXPNQPPHGADVHLTVENAPNTPSSSGDEDGLMQSGEGRRDDGRRSVSPSDPVESLNAFTRKVGAFVNKPNTQITAASLDLPFAAFAPRGLDSEENDPMVRPPDSPPSQSPLQASLHSQGSDGSGPQDDFVMVDFRPAFSKDDLLPMDLGTFYREFQNPPQLASLSLHTSSQSMADDLDSLPEKLRVYEKNIDEFDAFVDMLQ, encoded by the exons ATGGACGGTGACCTGAGTCCACAGGATAAGAAAGACTTGGACAAGTTCATCAAGTTTTTTGCCTTAAAG ACCGTTCAGGTGATCGTTCAGGCTCGCCTGGGGGAGAAGATCTGCACTCGCTCGTCTTCGTCACCCACCGGCTCAGACTGG TTTAACTTGGCCATCAAAGACATCCCAGAGGTCACTCATGAGGCCAAGAAGGCGCTGGCCGGCCAGCTTCCAGGCATCGGCCGATCCATGTGTGTGGAGATCTCCCTAAAGACCTCAGAG GGAGACTCCATGGAGTTAGAGACTTGGTGCCTGGAGATGAACGAGAA GTGCGATAAGGACATTAAAGTGTCGTACACCGTCTATAACCGGCTGTCTGTCCTCCTAAAATCTCTGCTGGCCATCACCAGAGTGACTCCAGCCTATAAGCTGTCCAGAAAGCAGGGCCACGACTACGTCATATTGTACAG GATCTACTTTGGGGAAGTCCAGCTGGGTGGATTAGGAGAAG GTTTCCAAACGGTGCGCGTCGGTGTTGTCGGCACCCCGGTCGGCACGGTAACGCTGTCATGTGCCTACCGCACCAACCTGGCGTTCATGTCCAGCAG GCAGTTCGAACGGTCGGCTCCCATCATGGGAATCATCGTGGATCACTTTGTGGACGCGCCCTGCGGCAACCAGCGTCCAATCACAATGGGACAGCCCTGCAACTACAG AGCCCCGGATGAGGACGACGGCGGAGCGTTTGCTGGAGTTCACGACTCTCAGGAGGTCTGCACCACCTCCTTCTCCACCTCCCCTCCCTCTCAG TGTGTCTGCACTCTGAGTCCGTCCCCTTCCAAACTGTCCAAGCCCCTCCCGCTGGACAGTCTCCAGCTCCCATTGGCTCCAGGACTTGTCACTCACAAT ctctaTGCTTCCAGGTTGTCCTACCAGCCTGCACCtacaggaggagctgctgagttCAACACAAACCAG GTTAAAGAAGGCGGGAACGTTCTGGYTCCGAATCAGCCTCCTCATGGAGCGGATGTCCATCTGACCGTAGAAAACGCTCCAAACACACCGAGCAGCAG TGGGGATGAAGACGGCCTGATGCAGAGCGGAGAGGGAAGGAGGGACGACGGGAGGAGGAGCGTCTCTCCCTCTGACCCGGTGGAGTCCCTCAACGCGTTCACAAGGAAGGTCGGGGCTTTTGTGAATAAACCCAACACTCAG ATAACAGCTGCCAGTCTGGATCTCCCATTCGCCGCGTTTGCTCCTCGTGGCCTGGACTCTGAGGAGAACGATCCCATG GTGCGTCCTCCGGACTCTCCTCCCTCCCAGTCGCCCCTGCAGGCCAGCCTTCACTCTCAGGGCTCGGACGGATCGGGACCGCAGGACGACTTTGTCATGGTCGACTTT CGTCCAGCTTTCTCTAAAGACGACCTTCTGCCGATGGATCTGGGCACTTTCTACCGAGAGTTTCAGAACCCTCCACAGCTGGCCAGCCTCTCGCTGCACACCAGCTCCCAGTCGATGGCTGACGACCTG GACTCTCTGCCAGAGAAACTGCGCGTGTACGAGAAGAACATCGACGAATTTGACGCGTTTGTGGACATGCTTCAGTAG